Genomic segment of bacterium:
GCGGGGCCGACGCCGTAGCTGACGAAGTCGGTCGCGCGCCGGCCGTCGGGCGAAGGGCCGCCGGGGTCGTGGATGTCGGCGCCGAAGCGGAAGAACGCGGGGTAGGGGCGCACGCCGTCGCGGAGCCGGCTGTCGAGCACCATCGCCGCAACCTGCCGCGACAGCCACCCGGCCAGCTCGTTCGTCCACGGCGTGTTGGTGCCATAGCGGCCCGACAGGTGCACCAGCCGCTGCCGGAGGGCCTCGTCGGGGAAGTCGTGGGCCACCTCATCGGCCAACCGCGGCAGGGACAACTCCCCCGTCTCGAAGACCAGCTCGCGAATCGCCGCCAGACCGTCCACCGCCGTGCCCAGCCCCAGGATATTGATGCCGACGAATGAGTAGTCAGCCCCGCCGCACTCCAGAGGGCGCATGCGCTGCAGGCAGCCGCGCATGAGCAGGCTGCCAAAGGGGGAGGGGGCATGGGCCGCCATCCCGTCCCAGGCGGCCTGCAGACGCCGCAGCTCGGCGGCGTAATGCCCGTTGAGCGCCTCCATGTAGCCGGCGCGGAACCCCGCGAAGTCGTGGGCCAGTTGGCCACTCCCGCCGAGGAAGTCGGCGAGCACCTGCGGCAGGTGCAGTCGACCCAGCACGGTGTTGGCATAGCAGTCGCCCTGTGACACCGCTTCGTAGCACCCGACGACAGCCCAGTCCTGCGCGCGGTCGGGGGGCAAGCCGGCGGCCTGCAGCGCGCGGCACACGACCGCGTGGTTCATGAACCCCGGCTGCCCCAGACCGGCGGCGGCCAGGGCGTAGGCTTCGTCCAGGAAGATCTCCGATGCTTCCGCGCGCCAGTTCACCGTCAGCGAAGGCTGGGTGCTGCGCAGCACCCGCACCGCGCGCAGCAGCAGGCAGGACAGCAGGTTGTCGGCCCCCTCGCCGCGCGCGTCCACGCCTCCCACGACGAGGTTCTGGCTCTCATCGCCCTCGCAGCACTTCAGGCAGAAGGCGCACACCAGCTCGAAGGCCTGCGCCCGCGACAGGCTCCGCTCCTTGAGGTCGCGCTCCAGCAGCGGCCAGAGCACCTGGTCCAGCCGGCCGAAGGAGATGGCCATTGTGGGGTTCTCGGCGTGCAGGAAGACCTGGGCGAGCCAGACGAGCTGCAGGCCCTGGCGGAAGGTCCTCGGCGGGGCGTCCGCGAGGTGCGCCAGGTCCTCGGCCAGCGGGTGTTCCGGCCCGGCCGCCTCCGCATGGCGCCGCACGAACCGGGCGAAGGCCTCCAGGGCTAGCGCGAAGGCCGCGAGCACCGTACGCTGCTCGTTCGTCCGCGGGGCGTGCTCTTGCAGCGCGCGCCGCAGGCCGCCGACACCGAGGCGGACCAGGGCCTCATAGTCGTGCACAATGTGGCCGGTGCTGGTCGCGTAGCCGCATCCCGCCAGCTCCTCGCGGGGGAAGGCCGGCGCGACCCCGGGCGGAGTGAAAGTCTGGTGTCCGGCGAGCAGGTCGTGGGGGGCGAGGTGTATCGGCAGGCTCTCGGCGACCTCCTGTAGGGCCAGGGCCCGGCGCCTCACCGACGGCTCGCCGACGCTGGCCCGGTAGGAGCGCAGGAGCGCCTCCCCAAACGCCTGTGCCATGGCCGGGTCGCTGTCAAGGCGCGCCTGGCGTTGCCGGAGCCGTTGCGCCAGTTCCTGCTGCAGTTGCGATACCCGGGGAGACAGTTCCATGGCCTGTCAGCACCTCGCTCCCGCTCACCATAGGCCGCCGGTTTGACCGTGTCAACAGACCGCTGCTATAATCCTCAGCGTCATGGGTATCGAGGAGATCATCCTGGTGGGGGTCGCGGCCGCGGCCCTCGCCTTCATCCTGGCGAAGCTGCACCTGGCCCGGTGGGAAGCGGTGCTGATCGCCGTCGGCGGGGCCGCTGCCTACCTGGTGCTGCGCGCCACCATCATGGACCTCCGGCAGGCCTTCACGAGTGTCGTGTTCCTCGTGGCCTACACGCTGATCGCCCTGGAGCGCCTGCACAAGACGACTGTCGCCGTGGCCGGCGCTGTGGTCATGCTTGTGACCGGACTGGTGACCCAGCAGGAAGCCCTGCACGGTCACGGCGAGATCGGCGGCGTGGACTGGAACACCATCTTCCTGCTGATCGGCATGATGATCATCGTCAACATCATGCGGCAGACGGGCGTGTTCGAGTGGGTGGCCATCAAGTCAGCCAAGCTCGGCCGAGGGCACCCGGTCGCGATCATGATCCTGCTGTCGGTGGCGACGGCGCTCCTGTCGGCGGTGCTGGACAACGTGACCACGGTGCTGCTGACCGTGCCGGCCGCGCTGCTCGTATGCGAGGCGCTCAGCATCAACCCAGTCCCGATGCTGATGTGCATCATCCTGTCCTCGAATATCGGGGGGACGGCCACGCTCATCGGCGATCCGCCCAACATCATCATCGGCTCCGCCGGACACCTGACCTTCCTGGACTTCTTGCGCGTAGACCTGCCGGTCATCGTGCTCGCGATGGTTGCCTTCTCCCTGACCATCAAGCTCGTCATGGGGAAGCGCCTGCACGTCACCGAAGAGCACCGGCGACTGGTGGCGCAGTTCAACGAGAGCGAGGCCATTACCGACTGGAAGCTGCTGCGGCGCTCGCTGCTGGTCTTCGGCCTGACGCTCGTCGGCTTCTGTCTGCACAGCGTGCTGCACCTGGAGATGGCCACGATCGCCATGACCGGCGCCGCCCTCATGCTGATCTTCTACCGCGAGGGCCCCGAGGAAGCCCTGCGGGACGTCGAGTGGCCGACCATCTTCTTCTTCATCGGCCTGTTCGTCATGGTCAGTGCGCTGGTGAAGGCCGGCATCGTGACGTTGCTGGGCACGGCGGTACTCAACCTGACGGCGGGCAACCTGACCGTGATGACGCTGTTTGTCCTGTGGTTCTCGGCTCTCGCCTCGGGCCTCATCGGCAACGTGCCCTTCACGGCGACGATGACCGCGCTGCTCCACAGCATGGCGGCCTCGCTGCACCCGGAAGCGACGGACTTCGCCGTCGCCGCCCACGCACCCAACGTCTACCCGCTGTGGTGGGCGCTGTCGCTGGGGGCCTGTCTGGGCGGGAACTTCACGCTGGTGGGCGCCGCGGCCAACCTGGTCGGCGCCGGCATCTCGGCCCGCGCCGGGCATCCCATCAGCTTCGCGCGCTTCATGCGCTACGGCGTCCCCATCACGCTGCAGGGCCTGCTCATCAGCAGTCTGTGGCTCTGGCTCGTGTTTCTGCGATGAGGGCGGCAGCATGATCACCGGCGGCATAGATGTCGGCTCGTTGACGGCCAAGGCCGTGATCCTGGACGCGGCGTCGGGGCACGTCCTGGGCACGTCCCTGCTGCGCCTGGCTCACGATCCCGGGGCGGCGGGACGCTTGGCCCTGGACGCCGCCCTGCAGCAGGCAGGTGTCGAGGCGGCCGCGCTCGAAGGCCTCAGTGGCACCGGCTACGGCCGCGTCGCGCTCGACTTCGTGGATTTCCGCATCACCGAGATCTCCTGTCACGCGCGCGGCGTGCACCACGTGCTGCCCCACGCGCACACGGTCATTGACATCGGCGGGCAGGACTGCAAGGCCATCGCACTGGACGAGGCCGGGCGGGCGCTCGATTTCGAGATGAACGACCGCTGCGCCGCCGGCACGGGGCGCTTCCTGGAAGTCATGGCCGGGGCTCTGGGGACCGACCTGGCCGGGCTGGCCGAGCTAGCCCTGTCCTCCCGCGATCCTGCGAGCTTGAGCAGTACTTGCACCGTTTTTGCCGAAAGTGAAGTCATCGGGTTGTTAGCACAGGGAAGGAACCGTGCTGATCTGGCAGCCGGGCTCTGCCGGGCCGTGGCCCAGCGGGTAGTGGCCATGACGCAGCGCCTCGGCCTGGCGCCGCAGGTGGCCCTGACGGGCGGCGTGGCGCTCAACGCCGCCGTCCGCGAGGCGCTGCAAGGGCTCGTGGGCCTGCCGATCTCCGTGCCCCCCCAGCCGCAACTGACCGGCGCGTTGGGGGCGGCGCTGCTGGCTGCCGAAAGGAAGACTGCTCCGCGATGACGTGGCCGCATCCCCGGCCTGTAACTGTCCTGTTGATGGCTGCCCTGGTGGCTGTCGGCGGCCGCGCCGCTGGCGACAGCGATGACCCACCGGCCTCGCGCGCGGCCATCGCCGCTTACCGCGAGGCCCTGTCGGAATGGGAGGCGGGCCACCAGCAGCAGGCTGTCTCGGGGTTCAACAAGGCGGCGGAGTTGGCCCCCCAGTGGGGTGCGCCCAATGCCCGCCTGGGCGTCATCTACCAGCTGCAGAACCGTGAGGCCGAGGCCCGCGCGCAGTATGCGCTGGCCCAGGCCGCCTCGGTGGGCGAGCCCGGCCAATCGTCGGATGAGGCAGCGAGACTGCGCGCCCTCATCATCGCCAACGAGGCCTACACGATCTACCTGATCAACGCCGCGCGCCTGGAACAGGGCGTGCCGGTGGTGGTGCCTGACCCCACCGTGGACCGGGTCGCCCGCCGCCACAGTGAGGAGATGCGGGACAGGAACTACTTCAGCCACAACTCGCCGACTCCGGGCCTGACGACCTGTCAGGACCGC
This window contains:
- a CDS encoding ArsB/NhaD family transporter; translated protein: MGIEEIILVGVAAAALAFILAKLHLARWEAVLIAVGGAAAYLVLRATIMDLRQAFTSVVFLVAYTLIALERLHKTTVAVAGAVVMLVTGLVTQQEALHGHGEIGGVDWNTIFLLIGMMIIVNIMRQTGVFEWVAIKSAKLGRGHPVAIMILLSVATALLSAVLDNVTTVLLTVPAALLVCEALSINPVPMLMCIILSSNIGGTATLIGDPPNIIIGSAGHLTFLDFLRVDLPVIVLAMVAFSLTIKLVMGKRLHVTEEHRRLVAQFNESEAITDWKLLRRSLLVFGLTLVGFCLHSVLHLEMATIAMTGAALMLIFYREGPEEALRDVEWPTIFFFIGLFVMVSALVKAGIVTLLGTAVLNLTAGNLTVMTLFVLWFSALASGLIGNVPFTATMTALLHSMAASLHPEATDFAVAAHAPNVYPLWWALSLGACLGGNFTLVGAAANLVGAGISARAGHPISFARFMRYGVPITLQGLLISSLWLWLVFLR
- a CDS encoding CAP domain-containing protein encodes the protein MAALVAVGGRAAGDSDDPPASRAAIAAYREALSEWEAGHQQQAVSGFNKAAELAPQWGAPNARLGVIYQLQNREAEARAQYALAQAASVGEPGQSSDEAARLRALIIANEAYTIYLINAARLEQGVPVVVPDPTVDRVARRHSEEMRDRNYFSHNSPTPGLTTCQDRFRTVFGYKPRLIGENVARRWGTLFSLSEEKILATHHDLLSSPGHRQNMLYPTVQWLGVGLAANANGDYWLTEVFVEPGR
- a CDS encoding acyl-CoA dehydratase activase codes for the protein MITGGIDVGSLTAKAVILDAASGHVLGTSLLRLAHDPGAAGRLALDAALQQAGVEAAALEGLSGTGYGRVALDFVDFRITEISCHARGVHHVLPHAHTVIDIGGQDCKAIALDEAGRALDFEMNDRCAAGTGRFLEVMAGALGTDLAGLAELALSSRDPASLSSTCTVFAESEVIGLLAQGRNRADLAAGLCRAVAQRVVAMTQRLGLAPQVALTGGVALNAAVREALQGLVGLPISVPPQPQLTGALGAALLAAERKTAPR